From the Chloroflexus aurantiacus J-10-fl genome, one window contains:
- a CDS encoding LamG domain-containing protein, with amino-acid sequence MECCTSQQWYQTVAKLTLSGLLVTFIAFSTFRASSPTQAQGGYSLRFYGSGTNDLDRVKIPLGPIDTNGRITASYPINVGDTFTIEFWMKATAAENNAPACPGGWYTGNIILDRDVFGAGDYGDYGVAICNQRLVVGVSVGTDDRLLIGSTVVTDGVWHHIAITRSASGHIRLFVDGQLDGTLSGASGRIDYRLNRITAYPTSDPYLVLGAEKHDVPGSRYYTGWIDDLRVSQSVRYTDNFTRPSTPHPLDPDTIALYRFDEGAGTFIGDSAPGGISSGELKPRPGGAAQHWSTDTPFSGGSSPTSTATASITPAMTASSTPGSTATATSTSTATPTGTRTTTPTSTRTATPTGTRTATPTGTRTTTPTGTRTATPTGTRTTTPTGTRTATPTGTRTALPTPSTTPSVNSAPTTPTPRVRAYIPLITRSHVTSSAQR; translated from the coding sequence ATGGAGTGCTGCACTAGCCAGCAATGGTATCAGACGGTAGCAAAGCTCACCCTATCGGGCTTGCTCGTCACGTTCATCGCATTCAGTACATTCCGCGCGTCATCCCCGACCCAGGCCCAGGGTGGCTATTCCTTGCGGTTTTACGGCAGCGGTACCAACGACCTTGACCGGGTGAAAATACCATTAGGCCCTATCGATACAAATGGACGCATCACCGCTTCCTATCCGATCAACGTTGGCGACACCTTTACCATTGAGTTCTGGATGAAGGCAACCGCAGCCGAGAACAATGCCCCGGCCTGTCCGGGAGGCTGGTACACTGGCAATATCATTCTTGACCGTGATGTGTTCGGTGCCGGTGATTATGGTGATTACGGGGTGGCCATCTGCAATCAGCGGTTGGTCGTCGGCGTGAGTGTTGGCACCGACGACCGGTTGCTCATCGGCAGTACGGTGGTGACCGACGGCGTCTGGCACCATATCGCGATCACCCGCTCGGCGAGCGGACATATCCGTCTCTTCGTTGATGGTCAGCTTGATGGCACCCTGAGCGGTGCCAGTGGGCGGATTGACTACCGCCTCAATCGTATCACTGCCTATCCCACCAGTGATCCGTACCTGGTATTGGGAGCCGAGAAACACGATGTTCCCGGTAGTCGTTACTACACCGGCTGGATTGATGATCTGCGCGTGTCGCAGAGTGTGCGTTACACCGACAATTTCACGCGACCATCAACCCCCCATCCGCTTGACCCTGATACGATTGCGCTCTATCGGTTCGACGAGGGGGCAGGGACGTTCATTGGTGACAGTGCCCCTGGCGGGATAAGCAGCGGCGAACTCAAGCCGCGTCCTGGTGGCGCAGCTCAACACTGGTCAACTGATACGCCGTTTAGTGGTGGATCAAGTCCTACCTCAACTGCAACAGCAAGCATAACACCGGCTATGACGGCGAGTTCGACACCGGGTAGCACAGCTACCGCTACATCAACCAGCACCGCTACGCCAACCGGCACGCGCACCACCACACCAACCAGCACGCGCACCGCTACGCCAACCGGCACGCGCACCGCTACGCCAACCGGCACGCGCACCACCACACCGACCGGCACGCGCACCGCTACGCCAACCGGCACGCGCACCACCACACCGACCGGCACGCGCACCGCTACGCCAACCGGCACGCGCACTGCTCTTCCAACGCCATCGACGACCCCGTCGGTTAACAGTGCTCCTACAACGCCGACGCCACGGGTTCGGGCGTATATTCCATTGATTACTCGTTCGCACGTCACATCGTCTGCACAAAGATAG
- a CDS encoding SDR family NAD(P)-dependent oxidoreductase has protein sequence MRRRAVTEREVVLITGSSRGIGRFLVEHFLARGALVEGCARNPVDWELPGYTHHQVDVANEGQVKAMISSIQRRHGRLDIAINNAGIAAMNHALLTPSETAGRILNINVLGSFLVCREAAKLMRRRNYGRIVNFSTIAVPLRLEGEALYAASKSAVETMTRILAREFAPFGITVNAIGPTPIETDLIRGVPQEKLQHIIDALAIRRFGTFRDVAHVIDFFVNPASDYVTGQVLYLGGGG, from the coding sequence ATGAGGAGACGGGCCGTGACTGAGCGCGAAGTCGTGCTTATTACCGGGAGCAGCCGGGGCATTGGTCGCTTCCTGGTCGAACACTTTCTGGCACGGGGAGCACTGGTCGAAGGTTGCGCCCGCAATCCTGTCGACTGGGAACTACCCGGCTACACCCACCACCAGGTTGATGTCGCCAACGAGGGACAGGTCAAGGCGATGATCAGTTCGATCCAACGCCGGCATGGTCGCCTCGATATTGCTATCAACAACGCCGGCATTGCGGCGATGAATCACGCGCTCCTTACACCGAGCGAAACGGCCGGTCGCATTCTCAACATTAACGTCCTGGGCAGTTTTCTGGTCTGTCGGGAAGCAGCCAAACTGATGCGTCGGCGCAACTATGGCCGCATCGTTAATTTCAGTACCATTGCTGTGCCGTTACGGCTTGAGGGTGAAGCGCTGTACGCCGCATCCAAGAGCGCGGTCGAGACCATGACCCGTATCCTCGCCCGTGAATTTGCACCCTTCGGGATTACCGTGAACGCGATTGGCCCGACGCCAATCGAGACCGATCTTATCCGGGGCGTTCCGCAGGAAAAGCTCCAGCACATCATCGATGCACTCGCGATTCGGCGGTTTGGCACCTTTCGCGATGTTGCGCATGTGATTGATTTCTTCGTCAACCCGGCCAGTGATTATGTCACCGGGCAGGTACTTTACCTTGGTGGTGGTGGGTAG
- a CDS encoding ANL family adenylate-forming protein: MSIAWLRERMEQWASHPAIVWHDHPYPYQDLLTRIQAWHTALNQHDVGPGEVVTIEGDYSPNAVSLLLTLIERNTIVVPLTHSVAAQREEFLGIAEVQVVVSFTDDDRWHIERRPVQVTNPLTRQLIDRQHPGLVLFSSGSTGKSKAALHDFIPLLEKFKVPRHRRVTLTFLLLDHIGGINTLFYTLANGGTVVSVPSRDPDVVCRAIETHRVQTLPTSPTFLNLLLISEAYRRYDLSSLELITYGTEVMPESTLHRIHALFPNVQLLQTYGLSELGILRSKSRDSNSLWVKVGGEGFETKIVDGVLWVRAKSAMLGYLNAPSPFDEEGWMNTQDVVEVDGEYIRILGRRSDIINVGGQKVYPAEVESVLLQMPNVKDVAVVGEPNPITGHIVTARFNLFEPEDPNEFKRRVRAFCRDRLAPYKIPVKIIITDSEQHSARFKKMRKSS; encoded by the coding sequence ATGAGCATTGCATGGCTACGCGAACGGATGGAGCAATGGGCAAGCCACCCGGCTATCGTCTGGCATGACCATCCGTATCCATACCAGGACTTGTTAACGCGCATACAAGCCTGGCACACCGCTCTCAACCAGCACGACGTCGGTCCCGGCGAGGTCGTAACGATTGAAGGAGATTATTCACCCAATGCCGTTAGCCTGCTCCTGACCCTGATCGAACGCAATACGATTGTTGTTCCGTTGACGCACAGTGTTGCAGCGCAGCGTGAAGAGTTTCTGGGGATCGCCGAAGTGCAGGTCGTTGTCAGTTTCACCGACGATGACCGCTGGCATATCGAGCGCCGACCGGTGCAGGTAACCAATCCGCTGACCCGTCAGTTGATCGACCGTCAGCATCCGGGATTAGTCCTCTTCTCGTCGGGTTCTACCGGGAAGAGCAAAGCTGCCTTACACGATTTTATTCCGCTGCTCGAAAAGTTCAAAGTTCCCCGCCACCGACGGGTGACACTCACCTTCCTGCTGCTCGATCATATCGGCGGTATCAATACCCTCTTCTACACCCTGGCAAATGGCGGCACTGTGGTATCGGTACCGTCACGCGATCCCGACGTAGTCTGTCGGGCTATTGAAACCCACCGGGTGCAGACGTTGCCCACGTCGCCGACGTTTCTGAATCTCCTGTTGATCTCTGAAGCCTACCGGCGCTATGATCTCTCGTCACTTGAGCTGATTACTTACGGCACAGAGGTGATGCCGGAAAGTACCTTACACCGGATTCACGCGCTCTTCCCCAACGTGCAGCTCTTGCAGACGTATGGCCTCTCTGAACTGGGCATCCTGCGTTCCAAGTCCCGCGACTCCAATTCACTATGGGTCAAAGTCGGCGGCGAAGGGTTCGAGACGAAGATCGTCGATGGGGTGTTGTGGGTACGGGCTAAATCGGCGATGCTGGGGTATCTCAATGCACCCAGCCCCTTCGACGAAGAGGGGTGGATGAATACGCAGGATGTGGTTGAGGTTGACGGAGAGTATATTCGCATTTTGGGGCGACGGAGCGACATCATCAACGTCGGTGGGCAGAAGGTCTACCCGGCAGAGGTGGAGAGCGTGTTACTCCAGATGCCGAACGTCAAAGATGTTGCGGTGGTTGGTGAGCCTAATCCCATCACCGGCCATATTGTGACTGCACGCTTCAATCTGTTCGAGCCTGAAGACCCGAATGAGTTTAAGCGGCGGGTACGTGCATTCTGTCGTGACCGCCTGGCACCTTACAAGATACCGGTCAAGATTATCATTACCGACAGCGAACAACACAGCGCCCGGTTCAAGAAGATGCGTAAATCGTCGTAG